A portion of the Amia ocellicauda isolate fAmiCal2 chromosome 22, fAmiCal2.hap1, whole genome shotgun sequence genome contains these proteins:
- the tjp3 gene encoding tight junction protein ZO-3 isoform X2 has product MNPEMEEMTIWEQYTITLNKDPKVGFGLAIAGGRDKPSSSGDISVVISDVVRNGPAAGRLHTKDRIVMVNGISMDNVTSNFTIQHLKSCGKTANITVKRPRNIQLPVTTAKPLASRSASRNNVVEDFPSEPRTRLYSDSGSDRSYGRTKGRKEAAVRSSTPDRNGHALPLMSGFKRLPNQDTMNRPIRATLLKKKASEEYGLKLGSQIFVKHMTPTGLAAKEGTLQEGDLILKINGMTTENLSLLDTKHLVERSEGRLSMVVLRDDRQFLVNIPDIEDSEPESDDQSRGDSSELEDISDLDSHPRPTKKKQRSSERKTRRARSEAAALESVPVGREASDSESEPSRTPLPRRDIPDNRAPRSKYRVLPEASLPNPRASPLANALDSPRWGTASRPPWKEVSESDSDRSPSPPVRQDTPNVRGNLDRYRVPEPTQLNLPASPLSLQQDSYRRGPSLVKPAPQDPSDSESDPGSSNPSKWDTSETTKYAILPEVSQPRSHGPPPTVEPPRWVQPLVVPLEQDSQSDDSPLPSPRQDTLESRDRYRAPPDVRAPSVSRSNDSTRYGLSPARPTIEDSSETESERNSLVPGSTDYQGRDRSLGSSSLIPPSNGMIRPGVQMMDVPELHARREEEPIYSVPPDSPLKRRAGSGYSSDQRTVEFMKENSIGLRLVGGNDVGIFVAGVQPNSQAHQQGMKEGDQILQVNEVDFGHFTREEAAMFLLNIRRGDHVIIETQNKMDIYRKVLQSNLGDSFYIRTHFDQEAEGPSGLSFTRGEVFRVVDTMHCGKLGTWLAVRMGNDLHELDKGTIPNLSRAEAIASLEQAQRSSGGSSQVSGPRAEFWKLRGLRGAKKNLRRSRDDLLQLTIQGKYPAYEKILLREATFKRPIVILGPLNDVAMEKLARIKPDEFQMAEMVPRSGTEGSSSVIKLESVKRISEQNKHPLLDITPTAVERLNYIQYHPLVLFLDPHSRKDVKAMRKRLCPDSNKSSRRLYAQALKIKKYCAHLFCARIDLQPGSDMWFDIVQDTIRNLQSKPVWVSEVTLEGGEAEEEERELDALGRTYSSDYLSCTSRAASDYESTDGEGFTDEELDEPPGEAGGRTPYMGVSLARSSEPALERDSSASDRASNGPRELPPILHVPEPQSRLRSPGLADPHVPSPVSFSDDFSQYSDSEPPDFRAPNPPSPVTTLDPPPPPPAVQEELSEPRRAEPQENKPSQQKLIVLAHHEALQWRRSQIRGSDSSNNDDNDDADDIDWGPATEL; this is encoded by the exons AACCCAGAAATGGAGGAGATGACAATATGGGAGCAGTATACCATCACGCTGAACAAG GATCCCAAGGTGGGTTTCGGGCTGGCTATAGCGGGGGGACGGGACAAACCCAGTTCGAGCGGAGACATCTCGGTGGTGATTTCAGACGTGGTGAGGAATGGGCCAGCTGCGGGGAGGCTGCA CACCAAGGATCGAATTGTCATGGTGAATGGCATCTCCATGGACAATGTCACCTCTAACTTCACCATCCAGCACCTCAAGAGCTGCGGCAAAACAGCCAATATT ACGGTGAAGAGGCCGCGCAACATTCAGTTGCCCGTTACCACCGCCAAGCCCTTGGCCTCTCGCTCGGCCTCCCGCAACAATGTCGTGGAGGACTTCCCCTCCGAGCCACGCACTCGCCTGTACTCCGACTCCGGTAGTGACCGCAGCTACGGCCGCACTAAGGGCCGCAAAGAGGCTGCGGTGCGCAGCTCCACCCCCGACCGCAACGGCCACGCCTTGCCTCTCATGTCTGGGTTCAAGAGGCTGCCCAACCAGGACACCATGAACAGGCCCATCCGCGCAACGCTCCTCAAAAAGAAGGCCTCAGAAG AGTACGGCTTGAAGCTGGGCAGTCAGATTTTCGTAAAACACATGACCCCCACTGGACTGGCAGCCAAGGAAGGCACTCTACAAGAGGGAGACCTCATCTtgaag ATCAATGGCATGACCACCGAGAACCTCTCCCTACTGGACACCAAGCACCTGGTGGAGAGGTCAGAGGGCAGGCTGTCCATGGTGGTGCTGAGAGACGACCGCCAGTTCCTGGTTAACATTCCCGACATCGAGGACAGCGAGCCAGAGAGTGACGACCAAAGCAGGGGGGACAGCTCAGAGTTGGAGG ACATCTCAGATCTGGATTCCCACCCCCGTCCCACCAAGAAGAAACAAAGGAGCTCAGAGAGGAAGACTCGCAG AGCTCGTTCTGAGGCTGCTGCCCTAGAGTCTGTCCCTGTTGGCAGAG AGGCTTCAGACTCCGAGTCAGAGCCCAGCCGCACGCCCCTCCCCAGACGGGACATACCTGACAACAGAGCCCCCCGGAGCAAATACAG AGTGCTCCCCGAGGCCTCGCTTCCCAATCCCCGTGCTTCTCCCCTCGCTAACGCACTGGACTCTCCTCGCTGGGGCACCGCCTCCAGACCTCCTTGGAAAG AGGTTTCCGAATCCGATTCGGACCGCAGCCCCTCGCCCCCGGTGCGGCAGGACACTCCCAACGTGAGGGGCAACCTGGACCGATACAG AGTTCCAGAGCCGACACAACTCAATCTGCCAGCAtcgcccctctctctccagcagGACTCCTACCGACGAGGACCCTCTCTTGTCAAGCCTGCTCCACAAG ATCCTTCGGACTCCGAGTCGGACCCTGGCTCGTCGAACCCCTCCAAGTGGGACACCTCCGAGACGACTAAATATGCCATTCTTCCAGAAGTGTCGCAGCCCCGAAGTCATGGCCCGCCCCCCACAGTGGAGCCCCCTCGCTGGGTACAGCCCTTGGTAGTACCCCTTGAGCAAG aCTCGCAGTCGGATGACAGCCCTTTGCCAAGCCCCAGGCAGGACACTCTTGAGAGCAGGGACCGATACAG AGCCCCTCCGGACGTGCGAGCGCCCTCCGTCTCTCGCAGTAATGATTCCACTCGCTACGGTCTGTCCCCAGCCAGGCCCACTATAGAGG ACTCTTCAGAGACAGAGTCCGAGCGCAACTCCTTGGTGCCCGGGAGCACGGATTACCAGGGCAGAGACCGGAGTCTGGGCAGCAGCAG CCTTATACCACCGTCCAATGGCATGATCCGCCCAGGAGTGCAAATGATGGATGTCCCAGAGCTGCACG CCCGGAGAGAAGAGGAGCCAATCTATTCGGTGCCCCCAGACTCTCCTCTCAAGAGAAGAGCTGGATCAGG GTACAGCTCAGACCAGCGGACGGTGGAGTTCATGAAGGAGAACAGCATAGGGCTGCGGCTGGTGGGGGGCAACGATGTGGGCATCTTTGTGGCGGGGGTGCAGCCGAACAGCCAGGCACATCAGCAGGGCATGAAGGAAGGGGATCAGATCCTACAG GTGAATGAAGTTGATTTTGGACACTTCACCCGGGAGGAGGCCGCCATGTTCCTGCTGAACATCCGTCGAGGGGATCATGTCATCATAGAGACGCAGAACAAAATGGACA TCTACAGGAAGGTCCTACAGTCCAACCTGGGGGACTCCTTCTACATCCGCACGCACTTCGACCAGGAGGCCGAGGGGCCGAGCGGCCTGAGCTTCACGCGGGGGGAGGTGTTCCGCGTTGTGgacacaatgcattgtgggaaacTGGGCACATGGCTGGCGGTGCGCATGGGCAACGACCTGCACGAGCTGGACAAGGGCACCATCCCCAACCTCAGCAG GGCAGAAGCCATTGCCAGCTTGGAGCAGGCCCAGCGGAGCAGTGGGGGGTCTTCCCAGGTGTCAGGGCCCCGGGCTGAGTTCTGGAAGCTACGGGGCCTGAGAGGGGCCAAGAAGAACCTGCGCAGGAGCCGAGACGACCTGTTGCAGCTGACCATCCAGGGCAAATACCCGGCCTATGAGAAGATCCTGCTCAGAGAGG CCACTTTCAAGCGTCCCATTGTCATCCTGGGTCCTCTGAATGATGTGGCCATGGAGAAGCTGGCCAGGATAAAGCCTGATGAGTTTCAAATGGCTG aGATGGTTCCTCGCAGTGGGACAGAAGGCTCATCCTCTGTGATCAAACTGGAGTCCGTGAAGCGGATCTCTGAGCAG AACAAGCACCCCCTGCTGGACATCACCCCCACCGCAGTGGAGCGGCTCAACTACATCCAGTACCACCCGCTGGTGCTGTTCCTGGACCCGCACAGCCGCAAGGACGTGAAGGCCATGAGGAAGCGGCTCTGCCCCGACTCCAACAAGAGCTCCCGCCGGCTCTACGCTCAGGCTCTGAAGATCAAGAAGTACTGTGCACACCTCTTCTGCG cccgcATCGACCTGCAGCCCGGCTCAGACATGTGGTTCGATATCGTACAGGACACAATCCGCAACCTGCAGTCCAAGCCGGTCTGGGTATCAGAAGTCACG CTTGAGGGCGgcgaggcggaggaggaggagcgggaGCTGGACGCCCTGGGCCGCACGTACTCCTCCGACTACCTGAGCTGCACCAGCCGGGCCGCCAGTGACTATGAGAGCACGGATGGAGAGGGCTTCACGGATGAGGAGCTGGACGAGCCCCCCGGGGAGGCTGGGGGGCGGACGCCATACATGGGGGTGTCCCTTGCCCGCTCCTCGGAGCCGGCCCTGGAGAGGGACAGCTCGGCCTCTGACCGCGCCTCCAACGGCCCCCGAGAGCTGCCACCAATCCTGCATGTCCCGGAGCCCCAGTCCCGGCTGCGCTCCCCCGGCCTCGCAGACCCCCACGTCCCCTCGCCCGTCAGCTTCTCCGACGACTTCTCTCAGTACAGCGACTCCGAACCCCCAGACTTCAGGGCCCCGAACCCCCCGTCTCCTGTGACGACCCTAGAtcccccacctccacctccGGCTGTTCAAGAAGAACTCAGTGAG CCCCGCAGAGCCGagcctcaggaaaacaaaccgtCCCAACAGAAGCTGATTGT CCTGGCCCACCACGAGGCCTTGCAGTGGAGACGCTCTCAGATCCGAGGCAGTGACAGCTCAAACAACGACGACAATGACGACGCGGATGACATCGACTGGGGCCCGGCCACTGAGCTCTAG
- the tjp3 gene encoding tight junction protein ZO-3 isoform X1, translating into MAVRFKDVNPEMEEMTIWEQYTITLNKDPKVGFGLAIAGGRDKPSSSGDISVVISDVVRNGPAAGRLHTKDRIVMVNGISMDNVTSNFTIQHLKSCGKTANITVKRPRNIQLPVTTAKPLASRSASRNNVVEDFPSEPRTRLYSDSGSDRSYGRTKGRKEAAVRSSTPDRNGHALPLMSGFKRLPNQDTMNRPIRATLLKKKASEEYGLKLGSQIFVKHMTPTGLAAKEGTLQEGDLILKINGMTTENLSLLDTKHLVERSEGRLSMVVLRDDRQFLVNIPDIEDSEPESDDQSRGDSSELEDISDLDSHPRPTKKKQRSSERKTRRARSEAAALESVPVGREASDSESEPSRTPLPRRDIPDNRAPRSKYRVLPEASLPNPRASPLANALDSPRWGTASRPPWKEVSESDSDRSPSPPVRQDTPNVRGNLDRYRVPEPTQLNLPASPLSLQQDSYRRGPSLVKPAPQDPSDSESDPGSSNPSKWDTSETTKYAILPEVSQPRSHGPPPTVEPPRWVQPLVVPLEQDSQSDDSPLPSPRQDTLESRDRYRAPPDVRAPSVSRSNDSTRYGLSPARPTIEDSSETESERNSLVPGSTDYQGRDRSLGSSSLIPPSNGMIRPGVQMMDVPELHARREEEPIYSVPPDSPLKRRAGSGYSSDQRTVEFMKENSIGLRLVGGNDVGIFVAGVQPNSQAHQQGMKEGDQILQVNEVDFGHFTREEAAMFLLNIRRGDHVIIETQNKMDIYRKVLQSNLGDSFYIRTHFDQEAEGPSGLSFTRGEVFRVVDTMHCGKLGTWLAVRMGNDLHELDKGTIPNLSRAEAIASLEQAQRSSGGSSQVSGPRAEFWKLRGLRGAKKNLRRSRDDLLQLTIQGKYPAYEKILLREATFKRPIVILGPLNDVAMEKLARIKPDEFQMAEMVPRSGTEGSSSVIKLESVKRISEQNKHPLLDITPTAVERLNYIQYHPLVLFLDPHSRKDVKAMRKRLCPDSNKSSRRLYAQALKIKKYCAHLFCARIDLQPGSDMWFDIVQDTIRNLQSKPVWVSEVTLEGGEAEEEERELDALGRTYSSDYLSCTSRAASDYESTDGEGFTDEELDEPPGEAGGRTPYMGVSLARSSEPALERDSSASDRASNGPRELPPILHVPEPQSRLRSPGLADPHVPSPVSFSDDFSQYSDSEPPDFRAPNPPSPVTTLDPPPPPPAVQEELSEPRRAEPQENKPSQQKLIVLAHHEALQWRRSQIRGSDSSNNDDNDDADDIDWGPATEL; encoded by the exons AACCCAGAAATGGAGGAGATGACAATATGGGAGCAGTATACCATCACGCTGAACAAG GATCCCAAGGTGGGTTTCGGGCTGGCTATAGCGGGGGGACGGGACAAACCCAGTTCGAGCGGAGACATCTCGGTGGTGATTTCAGACGTGGTGAGGAATGGGCCAGCTGCGGGGAGGCTGCA CACCAAGGATCGAATTGTCATGGTGAATGGCATCTCCATGGACAATGTCACCTCTAACTTCACCATCCAGCACCTCAAGAGCTGCGGCAAAACAGCCAATATT ACGGTGAAGAGGCCGCGCAACATTCAGTTGCCCGTTACCACCGCCAAGCCCTTGGCCTCTCGCTCGGCCTCCCGCAACAATGTCGTGGAGGACTTCCCCTCCGAGCCACGCACTCGCCTGTACTCCGACTCCGGTAGTGACCGCAGCTACGGCCGCACTAAGGGCCGCAAAGAGGCTGCGGTGCGCAGCTCCACCCCCGACCGCAACGGCCACGCCTTGCCTCTCATGTCTGGGTTCAAGAGGCTGCCCAACCAGGACACCATGAACAGGCCCATCCGCGCAACGCTCCTCAAAAAGAAGGCCTCAGAAG AGTACGGCTTGAAGCTGGGCAGTCAGATTTTCGTAAAACACATGACCCCCACTGGACTGGCAGCCAAGGAAGGCACTCTACAAGAGGGAGACCTCATCTtgaag ATCAATGGCATGACCACCGAGAACCTCTCCCTACTGGACACCAAGCACCTGGTGGAGAGGTCAGAGGGCAGGCTGTCCATGGTGGTGCTGAGAGACGACCGCCAGTTCCTGGTTAACATTCCCGACATCGAGGACAGCGAGCCAGAGAGTGACGACCAAAGCAGGGGGGACAGCTCAGAGTTGGAGG ACATCTCAGATCTGGATTCCCACCCCCGTCCCACCAAGAAGAAACAAAGGAGCTCAGAGAGGAAGACTCGCAG AGCTCGTTCTGAGGCTGCTGCCCTAGAGTCTGTCCCTGTTGGCAGAG AGGCTTCAGACTCCGAGTCAGAGCCCAGCCGCACGCCCCTCCCCAGACGGGACATACCTGACAACAGAGCCCCCCGGAGCAAATACAG AGTGCTCCCCGAGGCCTCGCTTCCCAATCCCCGTGCTTCTCCCCTCGCTAACGCACTGGACTCTCCTCGCTGGGGCACCGCCTCCAGACCTCCTTGGAAAG AGGTTTCCGAATCCGATTCGGACCGCAGCCCCTCGCCCCCGGTGCGGCAGGACACTCCCAACGTGAGGGGCAACCTGGACCGATACAG AGTTCCAGAGCCGACACAACTCAATCTGCCAGCAtcgcccctctctctccagcagGACTCCTACCGACGAGGACCCTCTCTTGTCAAGCCTGCTCCACAAG ATCCTTCGGACTCCGAGTCGGACCCTGGCTCGTCGAACCCCTCCAAGTGGGACACCTCCGAGACGACTAAATATGCCATTCTTCCAGAAGTGTCGCAGCCCCGAAGTCATGGCCCGCCCCCCACAGTGGAGCCCCCTCGCTGGGTACAGCCCTTGGTAGTACCCCTTGAGCAAG aCTCGCAGTCGGATGACAGCCCTTTGCCAAGCCCCAGGCAGGACACTCTTGAGAGCAGGGACCGATACAG AGCCCCTCCGGACGTGCGAGCGCCCTCCGTCTCTCGCAGTAATGATTCCACTCGCTACGGTCTGTCCCCAGCCAGGCCCACTATAGAGG ACTCTTCAGAGACAGAGTCCGAGCGCAACTCCTTGGTGCCCGGGAGCACGGATTACCAGGGCAGAGACCGGAGTCTGGGCAGCAGCAG CCTTATACCACCGTCCAATGGCATGATCCGCCCAGGAGTGCAAATGATGGATGTCCCAGAGCTGCACG CCCGGAGAGAAGAGGAGCCAATCTATTCGGTGCCCCCAGACTCTCCTCTCAAGAGAAGAGCTGGATCAGG GTACAGCTCAGACCAGCGGACGGTGGAGTTCATGAAGGAGAACAGCATAGGGCTGCGGCTGGTGGGGGGCAACGATGTGGGCATCTTTGTGGCGGGGGTGCAGCCGAACAGCCAGGCACATCAGCAGGGCATGAAGGAAGGGGATCAGATCCTACAG GTGAATGAAGTTGATTTTGGACACTTCACCCGGGAGGAGGCCGCCATGTTCCTGCTGAACATCCGTCGAGGGGATCATGTCATCATAGAGACGCAGAACAAAATGGACA TCTACAGGAAGGTCCTACAGTCCAACCTGGGGGACTCCTTCTACATCCGCACGCACTTCGACCAGGAGGCCGAGGGGCCGAGCGGCCTGAGCTTCACGCGGGGGGAGGTGTTCCGCGTTGTGgacacaatgcattgtgggaaacTGGGCACATGGCTGGCGGTGCGCATGGGCAACGACCTGCACGAGCTGGACAAGGGCACCATCCCCAACCTCAGCAG GGCAGAAGCCATTGCCAGCTTGGAGCAGGCCCAGCGGAGCAGTGGGGGGTCTTCCCAGGTGTCAGGGCCCCGGGCTGAGTTCTGGAAGCTACGGGGCCTGAGAGGGGCCAAGAAGAACCTGCGCAGGAGCCGAGACGACCTGTTGCAGCTGACCATCCAGGGCAAATACCCGGCCTATGAGAAGATCCTGCTCAGAGAGG CCACTTTCAAGCGTCCCATTGTCATCCTGGGTCCTCTGAATGATGTGGCCATGGAGAAGCTGGCCAGGATAAAGCCTGATGAGTTTCAAATGGCTG aGATGGTTCCTCGCAGTGGGACAGAAGGCTCATCCTCTGTGATCAAACTGGAGTCCGTGAAGCGGATCTCTGAGCAG AACAAGCACCCCCTGCTGGACATCACCCCCACCGCAGTGGAGCGGCTCAACTACATCCAGTACCACCCGCTGGTGCTGTTCCTGGACCCGCACAGCCGCAAGGACGTGAAGGCCATGAGGAAGCGGCTCTGCCCCGACTCCAACAAGAGCTCCCGCCGGCTCTACGCTCAGGCTCTGAAGATCAAGAAGTACTGTGCACACCTCTTCTGCG cccgcATCGACCTGCAGCCCGGCTCAGACATGTGGTTCGATATCGTACAGGACACAATCCGCAACCTGCAGTCCAAGCCGGTCTGGGTATCAGAAGTCACG CTTGAGGGCGgcgaggcggaggaggaggagcgggaGCTGGACGCCCTGGGCCGCACGTACTCCTCCGACTACCTGAGCTGCACCAGCCGGGCCGCCAGTGACTATGAGAGCACGGATGGAGAGGGCTTCACGGATGAGGAGCTGGACGAGCCCCCCGGGGAGGCTGGGGGGCGGACGCCATACATGGGGGTGTCCCTTGCCCGCTCCTCGGAGCCGGCCCTGGAGAGGGACAGCTCGGCCTCTGACCGCGCCTCCAACGGCCCCCGAGAGCTGCCACCAATCCTGCATGTCCCGGAGCCCCAGTCCCGGCTGCGCTCCCCCGGCCTCGCAGACCCCCACGTCCCCTCGCCCGTCAGCTTCTCCGACGACTTCTCTCAGTACAGCGACTCCGAACCCCCAGACTTCAGGGCCCCGAACCCCCCGTCTCCTGTGACGACCCTAGAtcccccacctccacctccGGCTGTTCAAGAAGAACTCAGTGAG CCCCGCAGAGCCGagcctcaggaaaacaaaccgtCCCAACAGAAGCTGATTGT CCTGGCCCACCACGAGGCCTTGCAGTGGAGACGCTCTCAGATCCGAGGCAGTGACAGCTCAAACAACGACGACAATGACGACGCGGATGACATCGACTGGGGCCCGGCCACTGAGCTCTAG